The Aliiroseovarius pelagivivens DNA segment GTTGTTGCGCTACTGCAGGCAAGCCGCCGACTGCAGCGTTTACCGATCCGACGACTGCGTTCCCGCCCAAGACAGATTGTCACTGAGCTGGGTCAGTACATTCAAAACAGTCTTGGTTGCTTGTGGAGTGTCTTCGTACTGCATCAGTGTCAGCAGGTCCGAGGCATTCTCGAACTCACCCACGATCCAATCAGCTGATGAATCAATGTTGCGGCCCGGCTCCAGTTTTTCGGTAAACTCTTCGACCAGTTCCTGACACCGGCTCAGCAGCTCTGCAGGCTCAAGGTCCGGCGTTTCGCGCAGCTCAAAGAGCAATGCACGCATCGCAGCTTTCCAATCGTCAAGAACAGGGTTCTCTAGATCGGCTTCATCGGTGTTGAGTTCTGGTTCGGAAGCAGGAGCGTCGGCTGCCTCTGCCTCTGCCTCTGCCTCTGCTTCGGCTGCCGCCGCTGCCACTGCCGCTGCTGCTGCTTTCAAATCGGACTCGGCAGGCTCCTCGGCCATTCCCAGAGCTTCCAGTGCAGGGGTCAGTGTCGTCGCAAGATCCTTCTTGGCTTTCTCAAGGTCCCGCGATTTGCGATTGGCTGCCAAACCCAATACCCGGCGCGCCAGATCTTCGCCGCCACAAGAGGACCAGAGTTCGAAATCCGGTTCGGGCTCTTGCGCCATCGCCTCTACGGCGACAGGCGTGCCAATGGGAACAACGGCTTGAAACATGCCGTCGCTGTCGCGTTCCAGATGGGGCACCAGTCGTGGCAGGGATTCCCGCACCACCGGTAGGTCCGTATGGGTCACCGCAAGCAAGCTGTTTTCCTGAAGCTCTTGGGCAACATGCGACCACAGGAACCGTTCGGTTTCACGCCAAGCGTTGGTGCCGTTGGTGCACCAGATCGCGCAATCGACGAACTTCAACAGTTCTAGAGTCTGCTTATAGCTTTCATCCAGCGCGCCTGCGCCGGGAAGATCGAACAACACCAATTCCTGCAGTGCTTCCGAAGGCAATCCAACCGAGATGAAATCAGGCTCTTGCGCGGCTGCTTTTTCCAGGTCGATCCCTGCAAAGCTTTCAGAAGTCTTGTTCCACCAGCCAGCCGTGGTCTCGGGGTCAGCGGCGTATTTCACGATCACCAAGGGAAGTTTCAGGTGCTGCGGACCCGTGGGCAGGATGTCGACACCTGCCAGCATATTCGCCAGACTGGACTTGCCCGCTCCGAATTCGCCGGCGAAGCCGATGGTTACGGCACTGGTCAGTTGGTCGATATGACCCCGAGCCGTTGCCCGCATGGATTCCAACGGGGCTGAGCTTGGTGCAGCCTCGGTTTTCGAGAGAAACGTTTTCAGTTGCCCAAGAACTGAGTCTGTTTCTGGAAAGTTGATCACGTTACCGCCTCGAGTCGCTGTTCAGGTTCGATACCCTCTTCGAACAACTCTTCCAACTCAATTGCAAGCCTCTTGGCATTTTCCAGTGCTGCATGCGCATCGGGCCTCGATGCGGGTTGGGCTTTGTCCAGCTCTTCGAACCGGGTCGCAAGAACCGCCAAGTGATGCTCCATAACCGTGTTCAGCCGCCCTGTCAGGTCAGACTGGAACTGATCAACCAGATCGGTCGCAATGGATTGGAACTCGCGCGTGATCATCTGTTCGGCGCGCGTGACGACGGATTGCTGTTTCAGCAGACGGGCCAACCAAGAGACACGCAGCTCGACCGTGATGCCACGGGTCAGGATGCCGGTGTCGGGGCGATACCAACGAAGCGCGCTGGCATCCACGTTCAACGGATTGTCCGCGTCACCCACACCACGTTCCGCCAGTGCCGCGTTCGACTGCATGTCCAATGCATATAGCTCGTTCAGCATTTTTTGGCGTTGGGCATGGGCAGAATCCAGCAACCGGTCGCGCATGATCTGGCGCAGATCGCTGAAGTCCAATTCCGTATTGCTCCCGGTGGACAGCAGCGGGGATACGCCATCGCGCCCTTGCACGACGTTCGAGACCATCGACTGGGCGATGTCATCAAGTTCCTGTCGTAGCGTGGCCATGTTCTGCCCGGAATCTTCGGTCAGGCGTTCTCGGGTTTCGTTCACAAGCTGGCTCAGCTGCGCACGCGTTTTATCTTCGGTCTGTGCGAAATGGGTTTCCGCGGTATCGTCATCCACGATTTTCAGATGGACGCGGCGGCGTTCCAGTTCGCTTGCGGCGAAGTTGCGCAGATGCTGAGCCGCAATGTGAATGCGTTCGCTGCGTGGGCCGTCCGACATTTCTCGGACCACGTGGCTGCGCAGATCCGGCAGGCCAGACGCAATCATTGCTGCCAACCGCAGCGCACTTTCGGCGGCCCCTTCCTTTTGCGTTCTCTTCAGCTGCTCGATCCCCTCAAGGAACCGCTGCATCTTCTGAGGATGTGCCTTCAACCAAGCCAGTATCTGGTCGTGGTCAATGCCGGTTGCGTCCCCGGTCAAAGCATAATGCGCCCATTGCGCGCTTCCCATGATCACCGTCATTTGGGCGCTGTCCAGCGCATGCTCAAGCCCGGCACGCACATCGGCATGGACGCTGGCGGCATCTTCGACACCACGGTTCAGTTCGTCCACCCGGTTCACAAAGACCACCATCTGCCCAAGCTCAAGCGCCTGCATCAAGCGAAACAGCTTCAGATCGGCCTGAGACAGCGCTTGGTGGGCGGATAGAACCACGACGAAGAAGTCAGAGTT contains these protein-coding regions:
- a CDS encoding dynamin family protein, which encodes MEQTASDEAQPFISRISTDLKALKPGVAFVGQIKAGKSRLINGFTGQANFLPSDVNPWTTVVTDMHFGHPSNRTSGGVFHFFDNDQWQALLSEGDEIRDLLPDGEDNYKRQIIEEQIEAMKTRAKARLGARYENLLGTSHDLEELTQEDLARYVSAGADPDDQPAQTDTVSAPYYSDLTRKAEVFFRQGHFPFPITVTDTPGINDPLLIREEISHQYLRNSDFFVVVLSAHQALSQADLKLFRLMQALELGQMVVFVNRVDELNRGVEDAASVHADVRAGLEHALDSAQMTVIMGSAQWAHYALTGDATGIDHDQILAWLKAHPQKMQRFLEGIEQLKRTQKEGAAESALRLAAMIASGLPDLRSHVVREMSDGPRSERIHIAAQHLRNFAASELERRRVHLKIVDDDTAETHFAQTEDKTRAQLSQLVNETRERLTEDSGQNMATLRQELDDIAQSMVSNVVQGRDGVSPLLSTGSNTELDFSDLRQIMRDRLLDSAHAQRQKMLNELYALDMQSNAALAERGVGDADNPLNVDASALRWYRPDTGILTRGITVELRVSWLARLLKQQSVVTRAEQMITREFQSIATDLVDQFQSDLTGRLNTVMEHHLAVLATRFEELDKAQPASRPDAHAALENAKRLAIELEELFEEGIEPEQRLEAVT
- a CDS encoding dynamin family protein, translated to MRATARGHIDQLTSAVTIGFAGEFGAGKSSLANMLAGVDILPTGPQHLKLPLVIVKYAADPETTAGWWNKTSESFAGIDLEKAAAQEPDFISVGLPSEALQELVLFDLPGAGALDESYKQTLELLKFVDCAIWCTNGTNAWRETERFLWSHVAQELQENSLLAVTHTDLPVVRESLPRLVPHLERDSDGMFQAVVPIGTPVAVEAMAQEPEPDFELWSSCGGEDLARRVLGLAANRKSRDLEKAKKDLATTLTPALEALGMAEEPAESDLKAAAAAVAAAAAEAEAEAEAEAADAPASEPELNTDEADLENPVLDDWKAAMRALLFELRETPDLEPAELLSRCQELVEEFTEKLEPGRNIDSSADWIVGEFENASDLLTLMQYEDTPQATKTVLNVLTQLSDNLSWAGTQSSDR